One window of the Cataglyphis hispanica isolate Lineage 1 chromosome 13, ULB_Chis1_1.0, whole genome shotgun sequence genome contains the following:
- the LOC126853969 gene encoding cyclic AMP-responsive element-binding protein 1 isoform X5 yields MESMVEENGSAVDPLSQGSQSGDAAPAIATSVQSVIQPNQQSVIQTATNIQPVAISKGNVILVSKPNSVIQTAQGSLQTLQVVETGSDDSFSDEDSPKKRNILTRRPSYRKILNDLGGGEITDGRLPPLESSSECDSNVDSEVSSHSLHYQTVIPAGTIQIATQGEGVPGLHTLTMSNAATAGGAIVQYAQGQDPQFFVPAYTGHGVVVEDAARKRELRLLKNREAARECRRKKKEYIKCLENRVAVLENRNQTLIDELKSLKELYQQKTD; encoded by the exons ATGGAAAGTATGGTCGAGGAAAATGGATCAGCCGTCGATCCGTTGTCCCAGGGCTCCCAGAGCGGCGATGCTGCACCAGCGATTGCAACTTCG GTGCAATCAGTCATACAACCCAATCAACAGTCTGTAATACAAACCGCGACGAACATACAGCCTGTTGCCATTTCTAAAGGAAATGTTATTCTGGTTAGCAAACCTAATTCTGTCATACAAACTGCACAAGGAAGTTTGCAGACTCTTCAG gTGGTTGAGACTGGTAGTGATGACAGCTTCTCAGATGAAGACTCAcctaagaaaagaaatattcttacCAGACGACCATCTTATAGAAAGATTCTCAACGATTTAGGTGGAGGAGAGATTACAG ACGGTCGTTTGCCCCCCTTAGAATCATCTTCCGAGTGTGATTCTAACGTGGACAGTGAAGTGTCTTCCCATTCGCTCCATTACCAAACAG TAATTCCTGCCGGTACTATTCAAATTGCGACCCAAGGGGAGGGAGTTCCGGGGCTTCACACATTAACTATGAGCAACGCGGCGACAGCGGGTGGAGCTATAGTGCAGTATGCACAGGGCCAGGATCCTCAATTTTTTGTCCCAG CTTACACAGGTCATGGGGTTGTAGTGGAAGATGCggcgcgaaagagagaattaaggTTGCTTAAAAATAG GGAGGCGGCGCGTGAAtgtagaagaaagaaaaaagaatatataaagtgCTTAGAAAATCGTGTTGCGGTATTGGAGAACAGGAATCAGACGTTAATCGACGAACTGAAATCATTAAAAGAACTATATCAACAGAAAACCGACTGA
- the LOC126853969 gene encoding cyclic AMP-responsive element-binding protein 1 isoform X4, protein MESMVEENGSAVDPLSQGSQSGDAAPAIATSVQSIDRTHQQQTHHLVASTSIVQLTLPSSGTTQVQSVIQPNQQSVIQTATNIQPVAISKGNVILVSKPNSVIQTAQGSLQTLQVVETGSDDSFSDEDSPKKRNILTRRPSYRKILNDLGGGEITVIPAGTIQIATQGEGVPGLHTLTMSNAATAGGAIVQYAQGQDPQFFVPAYTGHGVVVEDAARKRELRLLKNREAARECRRKKKEYIKCLENRVAVLENRNQTLIDELKSLKELYQQKTD, encoded by the exons ATGGAAAGTATGGTCGAGGAAAATGGATCAGCCGTCGATCCGTTGTCCCAGGGCTCCCAGAGCGGCGATGCTGCACCAGCGATTGCAACTTCGGTACAATCTATCGATAGAACGCATCAGCAGCAAACTCACCATCTGGTAGCTTCTACCAGCATTGTGCAACTGACACTACCTTCGTCAGGAACAACACAG GTGCAATCAGTCATACAACCCAATCAACAGTCTGTAATACAAACCGCGACGAACATACAGCCTGTTGCCATTTCTAAAGGAAATGTTATTCTGGTTAGCAAACCTAATTCTGTCATACAAACTGCACAAGGAAGTTTGCAGACTCTTCAG gTGGTTGAGACTGGTAGTGATGACAGCTTCTCAGATGAAGACTCAcctaagaaaagaaatattcttacCAGACGACCATCTTATAGAAAGATTCTCAACGATTTAGGTGGAGGAGAGATTACAG TAATTCCTGCCGGTACTATTCAAATTGCGACCCAAGGGGAGGGAGTTCCGGGGCTTCACACATTAACTATGAGCAACGCGGCGACAGCGGGTGGAGCTATAGTGCAGTATGCACAGGGCCAGGATCCTCAATTTTTTGTCCCAG CTTACACAGGTCATGGGGTTGTAGTGGAAGATGCggcgcgaaagagagaattaaggTTGCTTAAAAATAG GGAGGCGGCGCGTGAAtgtagaagaaagaaaaaagaatatataaagtgCTTAGAAAATCGTGTTGCGGTATTGGAGAACAGGAATCAGACGTTAATCGACGAACTGAAATCATTAAAAGAACTATATCAACAGAAAACCGACTGA
- the LOC126853969 gene encoding cyclic AMP response element-binding protein B isoform X9: MESMVEENGSAVDPLSQGSQSGDAAPAIATSVQSIDRTHQQQTHHLVASTSIVQLTLPSSGTTQVQSVIQPNQQSVIQTATNIQPVAISKGNVILVSKPNSVIQTAQGSLQTLQVVETGSDDSFSDEDSPKKRNILTRRPSYRKILNDLGGGEITDGRLPPLESSSECDSNVDSEVSSHSLHYQTAYTGHGVVVEDAARKRELRLLKNREAARECRRKKKEYIKCLENRVAVLENRNQTLIDELKSLKELYQQKTD, translated from the exons ATGGAAAGTATGGTCGAGGAAAATGGATCAGCCGTCGATCCGTTGTCCCAGGGCTCCCAGAGCGGCGATGCTGCACCAGCGATTGCAACTTCGGTACAATCTATCGATAGAACGCATCAGCAGCAAACTCACCATCTGGTAGCTTCTACCAGCATTGTGCAACTGACACTACCTTCGTCAGGAACAACACAG GTGCAATCAGTCATACAACCCAATCAACAGTCTGTAATACAAACCGCGACGAACATACAGCCTGTTGCCATTTCTAAAGGAAATGTTATTCTGGTTAGCAAACCTAATTCTGTCATACAAACTGCACAAGGAAGTTTGCAGACTCTTCAG gTGGTTGAGACTGGTAGTGATGACAGCTTCTCAGATGAAGACTCAcctaagaaaagaaatattcttacCAGACGACCATCTTATAGAAAGATTCTCAACGATTTAGGTGGAGGAGAGATTACAG ACGGTCGTTTGCCCCCCTTAGAATCATCTTCCGAGTGTGATTCTAACGTGGACAGTGAAGTGTCTTCCCATTCGCTCCATTACCAAACAG CTTACACAGGTCATGGGGTTGTAGTGGAAGATGCggcgcgaaagagagaattaaggTTGCTTAAAAATAG GGAGGCGGCGCGTGAAtgtagaagaaagaaaaaagaatatataaagtgCTTAGAAAATCGTGTTGCGGTATTGGAGAACAGGAATCAGACGTTAATCGACGAACTGAAATCATTAAAAGAACTATATCAACAGAAAACCGACTGA
- the LOC126853969 gene encoding cyclic AMP-responsive element-binding protein 1 isoform X1 yields MESMVEENGSAVDPLSQGSQSGDAAPAIATSVQSIDRTHQQQTHHLVASTSIVQLTLPSSGTTQVQSVIQPNQQSVIQTATNIQPVAISKGNVILVSKPNSVIQTAQGSLQTLQVVETGSDDSFSDEDSPKKRNILTRRPSYRKILNDLGGGEITDGRLPPLESSSECDSNVDSEVSSHSLHYQTVIPAGTIQIATQGEGVPGLHTLTMSNAATAGGAIVQYAQGQDPQFFVPAYTGHGVVVEDAARKRELRLLKNREAARECRRKKKEYIKCLENRVAVLENRNQTLIDELKSLKELYQQKTD; encoded by the exons ATGGAAAGTATGGTCGAGGAAAATGGATCAGCCGTCGATCCGTTGTCCCAGGGCTCCCAGAGCGGCGATGCTGCACCAGCGATTGCAACTTCGGTACAATCTATCGATAGAACGCATCAGCAGCAAACTCACCATCTGGTAGCTTCTACCAGCATTGTGCAACTGACACTACCTTCGTCAGGAACAACACAG GTGCAATCAGTCATACAACCCAATCAACAGTCTGTAATACAAACCGCGACGAACATACAGCCTGTTGCCATTTCTAAAGGAAATGTTATTCTGGTTAGCAAACCTAATTCTGTCATACAAACTGCACAAGGAAGTTTGCAGACTCTTCAG gTGGTTGAGACTGGTAGTGATGACAGCTTCTCAGATGAAGACTCAcctaagaaaagaaatattcttacCAGACGACCATCTTATAGAAAGATTCTCAACGATTTAGGTGGAGGAGAGATTACAG ACGGTCGTTTGCCCCCCTTAGAATCATCTTCCGAGTGTGATTCTAACGTGGACAGTGAAGTGTCTTCCCATTCGCTCCATTACCAAACAG TAATTCCTGCCGGTACTATTCAAATTGCGACCCAAGGGGAGGGAGTTCCGGGGCTTCACACATTAACTATGAGCAACGCGGCGACAGCGGGTGGAGCTATAGTGCAGTATGCACAGGGCCAGGATCCTCAATTTTTTGTCCCAG CTTACACAGGTCATGGGGTTGTAGTGGAAGATGCggcgcgaaagagagaattaaggTTGCTTAAAAATAG GGAGGCGGCGCGTGAAtgtagaagaaagaaaaaagaatatataaagtgCTTAGAAAATCGTGTTGCGGTATTGGAGAACAGGAATCAGACGTTAATCGACGAACTGAAATCATTAAAAGAACTATATCAACAGAAAACCGACTGA
- the LOC126853969 gene encoding cyclic AMP-responsive element-binding protein 1 isoform X10, translated as MESMVEENGSAVDPLSQGSQSGDAAPAIATSVQSIDRTHQQQTHHLVQSVIQPNQQSVIQTATNIQPVAISKGNVILVSKPNSVIQTAQGSLQTLQVVETGSDDSFSDEDSPKKRNILTRRPSYRKILNDLGGGEITVIPAGTIQIATQGEGVPGLHTLTMSNAATAGGAIVQYAQGQDPQFFVPGHGVVVEDAARKRELRLLKNREAARECRRKKKEYIKCLENRVAVLENRNQTLIDELKSLKELYQQKTD; from the exons ATGGAAAGTATGGTCGAGGAAAATGGATCAGCCGTCGATCCGTTGTCCCAGGGCTCCCAGAGCGGCGATGCTGCACCAGCGATTGCAACTTCGGTACAATCTATCGATAGAACGCATCAGCAGCAAACTCACCATCTG GTGCAATCAGTCATACAACCCAATCAACAGTCTGTAATACAAACCGCGACGAACATACAGCCTGTTGCCATTTCTAAAGGAAATGTTATTCTGGTTAGCAAACCTAATTCTGTCATACAAACTGCACAAGGAAGTTTGCAGACTCTTCAG gTGGTTGAGACTGGTAGTGATGACAGCTTCTCAGATGAAGACTCAcctaagaaaagaaatattcttacCAGACGACCATCTTATAGAAAGATTCTCAACGATTTAGGTGGAGGAGAGATTACAG TAATTCCTGCCGGTACTATTCAAATTGCGACCCAAGGGGAGGGAGTTCCGGGGCTTCACACATTAACTATGAGCAACGCGGCGACAGCGGGTGGAGCTATAGTGCAGTATGCACAGGGCCAGGATCCTCAATTTTTTGTCCCAG GTCATGGGGTTGTAGTGGAAGATGCggcgcgaaagagagaattaaggTTGCTTAAAAATAG GGAGGCGGCGCGTGAAtgtagaagaaagaaaaaagaatatataaagtgCTTAGAAAATCGTGTTGCGGTATTGGAGAACAGGAATCAGACGTTAATCGACGAACTGAAATCATTAAAAGAACTATATCAACAGAAAACCGACTGA
- the LOC126853969 gene encoding cyclic AMP response element-binding protein B isoform X8 yields the protein MESMVEENGSAVDPLSQGSQSGDAAPAIATSVQSIDRTHQQQTHHLVASTSIVQLTLPSSGTTQVQSVIQPNQQSVIQTATNIQPVAISKGNVILVSKPNSVIQTAQGSLQTLQVVETGSDDSFSDEDSPKKRNILTRRPSYRKILNDLGGGEITDGRLPPLESSSECDSNVDSEVSSHSLHYQTVSYNVPAYTGHGVVVEDAARKRELRLLKNREAARECRRKKKEYIKCLENRVAVLENRNQTLIDELKSLKELYQQKTD from the exons ATGGAAAGTATGGTCGAGGAAAATGGATCAGCCGTCGATCCGTTGTCCCAGGGCTCCCAGAGCGGCGATGCTGCACCAGCGATTGCAACTTCGGTACAATCTATCGATAGAACGCATCAGCAGCAAACTCACCATCTGGTAGCTTCTACCAGCATTGTGCAACTGACACTACCTTCGTCAGGAACAACACAG GTGCAATCAGTCATACAACCCAATCAACAGTCTGTAATACAAACCGCGACGAACATACAGCCTGTTGCCATTTCTAAAGGAAATGTTATTCTGGTTAGCAAACCTAATTCTGTCATACAAACTGCACAAGGAAGTTTGCAGACTCTTCAG gTGGTTGAGACTGGTAGTGATGACAGCTTCTCAGATGAAGACTCAcctaagaaaagaaatattcttacCAGACGACCATCTTATAGAAAGATTCTCAACGATTTAGGTGGAGGAGAGATTACAG ACGGTCGTTTGCCCCCCTTAGAATCATCTTCCGAGTGTGATTCTAACGTGGACAGTGAAGTGTCTTCCCATTCGCTCCATTACCAAACAG TCTCTTACAATGTTCCAGCTTACACAGGTCATGGGGTTGTAGTGGAAGATGCggcgcgaaagagagaattaaggTTGCTTAAAAATAG GGAGGCGGCGCGTGAAtgtagaagaaagaaaaaagaatatataaagtgCTTAGAAAATCGTGTTGCGGTATTGGAGAACAGGAATCAGACGTTAATCGACGAACTGAAATCATTAAAAGAACTATATCAACAGAAAACCGACTGA
- the LOC126853969 gene encoding cyclic AMP-responsive element-binding protein 1 isoform X7, whose amino-acid sequence MESMVEENGSAVDPLSQGSQSGDAAPAIATSVQSVIQPNQQSVIQTATNIQPVAISKGNVILVSKPNSVIQTAQGSLQTLQVVETGSDDSFSDEDSPKKRNILTRRPSYRKILNDLGGGEITDGRLPPLESSSECDSNVDSEVSSHSLHYQTVIPAGTIQIATQGEGVPGLHTLTMSNAATAGGAIVQYAQGQDPQFFVPGHGVVVEDAARKRELRLLKNREAARECRRKKKEYIKCLENRVAVLENRNQTLIDELKSLKELYQQKTD is encoded by the exons ATGGAAAGTATGGTCGAGGAAAATGGATCAGCCGTCGATCCGTTGTCCCAGGGCTCCCAGAGCGGCGATGCTGCACCAGCGATTGCAACTTCG GTGCAATCAGTCATACAACCCAATCAACAGTCTGTAATACAAACCGCGACGAACATACAGCCTGTTGCCATTTCTAAAGGAAATGTTATTCTGGTTAGCAAACCTAATTCTGTCATACAAACTGCACAAGGAAGTTTGCAGACTCTTCAG gTGGTTGAGACTGGTAGTGATGACAGCTTCTCAGATGAAGACTCAcctaagaaaagaaatattcttacCAGACGACCATCTTATAGAAAGATTCTCAACGATTTAGGTGGAGGAGAGATTACAG ACGGTCGTTTGCCCCCCTTAGAATCATCTTCCGAGTGTGATTCTAACGTGGACAGTGAAGTGTCTTCCCATTCGCTCCATTACCAAACAG TAATTCCTGCCGGTACTATTCAAATTGCGACCCAAGGGGAGGGAGTTCCGGGGCTTCACACATTAACTATGAGCAACGCGGCGACAGCGGGTGGAGCTATAGTGCAGTATGCACAGGGCCAGGATCCTCAATTTTTTGTCCCAG GTCATGGGGTTGTAGTGGAAGATGCggcgcgaaagagagaattaaggTTGCTTAAAAATAG GGAGGCGGCGCGTGAAtgtagaagaaagaaaaaagaatatataaagtgCTTAGAAAATCGTGTTGCGGTATTGGAGAACAGGAATCAGACGTTAATCGACGAACTGAAATCATTAAAAGAACTATATCAACAGAAAACCGACTGA
- the LOC126853969 gene encoding cyclic AMP-responsive element-binding protein 1 isoform X2, translating to MESMVEENGSAVDPLSQGSQSGDAAPAIATSVQSIDRTHQQQTHHLVASTSIVQLTLPSSGTTQVQSVIQPNQQSVIQTATNIQPVAISKGNVILVSKPNSVIQTAQGSLQTLQVVETGSDDSFSDEDSPKKRNILTRRPSYRKILNDLGGGEITDGRLPPLESSSECDSNVDSEVSSHSLHYQTVIPAGTIQIATQGEGVPGLHTLTMSNAATAGGAIVQYAQGQDPQFFVPGHGVVVEDAARKRELRLLKNREAARECRRKKKEYIKCLENRVAVLENRNQTLIDELKSLKELYQQKTD from the exons ATGGAAAGTATGGTCGAGGAAAATGGATCAGCCGTCGATCCGTTGTCCCAGGGCTCCCAGAGCGGCGATGCTGCACCAGCGATTGCAACTTCGGTACAATCTATCGATAGAACGCATCAGCAGCAAACTCACCATCTGGTAGCTTCTACCAGCATTGTGCAACTGACACTACCTTCGTCAGGAACAACACAG GTGCAATCAGTCATACAACCCAATCAACAGTCTGTAATACAAACCGCGACGAACATACAGCCTGTTGCCATTTCTAAAGGAAATGTTATTCTGGTTAGCAAACCTAATTCTGTCATACAAACTGCACAAGGAAGTTTGCAGACTCTTCAG gTGGTTGAGACTGGTAGTGATGACAGCTTCTCAGATGAAGACTCAcctaagaaaagaaatattcttacCAGACGACCATCTTATAGAAAGATTCTCAACGATTTAGGTGGAGGAGAGATTACAG ACGGTCGTTTGCCCCCCTTAGAATCATCTTCCGAGTGTGATTCTAACGTGGACAGTGAAGTGTCTTCCCATTCGCTCCATTACCAAACAG TAATTCCTGCCGGTACTATTCAAATTGCGACCCAAGGGGAGGGAGTTCCGGGGCTTCACACATTAACTATGAGCAACGCGGCGACAGCGGGTGGAGCTATAGTGCAGTATGCACAGGGCCAGGATCCTCAATTTTTTGTCCCAG GTCATGGGGTTGTAGTGGAAGATGCggcgcgaaagagagaattaaggTTGCTTAAAAATAG GGAGGCGGCGCGTGAAtgtagaagaaagaaaaaagaatatataaagtgCTTAGAAAATCGTGTTGCGGTATTGGAGAACAGGAATCAGACGTTAATCGACGAACTGAAATCATTAAAAGAACTATATCAACAGAAAACCGACTGA
- the LOC126853969 gene encoding cyclic AMP response element-binding protein B isoform X11 has protein sequence MESMVEENGSAVDPLSQGSQSGDAAPAIATSVQSVIQPNQQSVIQTATNIQPVAISKGNVILVSKPNSVIQTAQGSLQTLQVVETGSDDSFSDEDSPKKRNILTRRPSYRKILNDLGGGEITVIPAGTIQIATQGEGVPGLHTLTMSNAATAGGAIVQYAQGQDPQFFVPAYTGHGVVVEDAARKRELRLLKNREAARECRRKKKEYIKCLENRVAVLENRNQTLIDELKSLKELYQQKTD, from the exons ATGGAAAGTATGGTCGAGGAAAATGGATCAGCCGTCGATCCGTTGTCCCAGGGCTCCCAGAGCGGCGATGCTGCACCAGCGATTGCAACTTCG GTGCAATCAGTCATACAACCCAATCAACAGTCTGTAATACAAACCGCGACGAACATACAGCCTGTTGCCATTTCTAAAGGAAATGTTATTCTGGTTAGCAAACCTAATTCTGTCATACAAACTGCACAAGGAAGTTTGCAGACTCTTCAG gTGGTTGAGACTGGTAGTGATGACAGCTTCTCAGATGAAGACTCAcctaagaaaagaaatattcttacCAGACGACCATCTTATAGAAAGATTCTCAACGATTTAGGTGGAGGAGAGATTACAG TAATTCCTGCCGGTACTATTCAAATTGCGACCCAAGGGGAGGGAGTTCCGGGGCTTCACACATTAACTATGAGCAACGCGGCGACAGCGGGTGGAGCTATAGTGCAGTATGCACAGGGCCAGGATCCTCAATTTTTTGTCCCAG CTTACACAGGTCATGGGGTTGTAGTGGAAGATGCggcgcgaaagagagaattaaggTTGCTTAAAAATAG GGAGGCGGCGCGTGAAtgtagaagaaagaaaaaagaatatataaagtgCTTAGAAAATCGTGTTGCGGTATTGGAGAACAGGAATCAGACGTTAATCGACGAACTGAAATCATTAAAAGAACTATATCAACAGAAAACCGACTGA
- the LOC126853969 gene encoding cyclic AMP-responsive element-binding protein 1 isoform X6 — protein MESMVEENGSAVDPLSQGSQSGDAAPAIATSVQSIDRTHQQQTHHLVASTSIVQLTLPSSGTTQVQSVIQPNQQSVIQTATNIQPVAISKGNVILVSKPNSVIQTAQGSLQTLQVVETGSDDSFSDEDSPKKRNILTRRPSYRKILNDLGGGEITVIPAGTIQIATQGEGVPGLHTLTMSNAATAGGAIVQYAQGQDPQFFVPGHGVVVEDAARKRELRLLKNREAARECRRKKKEYIKCLENRVAVLENRNQTLIDELKSLKELYQQKTD, from the exons ATGGAAAGTATGGTCGAGGAAAATGGATCAGCCGTCGATCCGTTGTCCCAGGGCTCCCAGAGCGGCGATGCTGCACCAGCGATTGCAACTTCGGTACAATCTATCGATAGAACGCATCAGCAGCAAACTCACCATCTGGTAGCTTCTACCAGCATTGTGCAACTGACACTACCTTCGTCAGGAACAACACAG GTGCAATCAGTCATACAACCCAATCAACAGTCTGTAATACAAACCGCGACGAACATACAGCCTGTTGCCATTTCTAAAGGAAATGTTATTCTGGTTAGCAAACCTAATTCTGTCATACAAACTGCACAAGGAAGTTTGCAGACTCTTCAG gTGGTTGAGACTGGTAGTGATGACAGCTTCTCAGATGAAGACTCAcctaagaaaagaaatattcttacCAGACGACCATCTTATAGAAAGATTCTCAACGATTTAGGTGGAGGAGAGATTACAG TAATTCCTGCCGGTACTATTCAAATTGCGACCCAAGGGGAGGGAGTTCCGGGGCTTCACACATTAACTATGAGCAACGCGGCGACAGCGGGTGGAGCTATAGTGCAGTATGCACAGGGCCAGGATCCTCAATTTTTTGTCCCAG GTCATGGGGTTGTAGTGGAAGATGCggcgcgaaagagagaattaaggTTGCTTAAAAATAG GGAGGCGGCGCGTGAAtgtagaagaaagaaaaaagaatatataaagtgCTTAGAAAATCGTGTTGCGGTATTGGAGAACAGGAATCAGACGTTAATCGACGAACTGAAATCATTAAAAGAACTATATCAACAGAAAACCGACTGA
- the LOC126853969 gene encoding cyclic AMP-responsive element-binding protein 1 isoform X3: MESMVEENGSAVDPLSQGSQSGDAAPAIATSVQSIDRTHQQQTHHLVQSVIQPNQQSVIQTATNIQPVAISKGNVILVSKPNSVIQTAQGSLQTLQVVETGSDDSFSDEDSPKKRNILTRRPSYRKILNDLGGGEITDGRLPPLESSSECDSNVDSEVSSHSLHYQTVIPAGTIQIATQGEGVPGLHTLTMSNAATAGGAIVQYAQGQDPQFFVPAYTGHGVVVEDAARKRELRLLKNREAARECRRKKKEYIKCLENRVAVLENRNQTLIDELKSLKELYQQKTD; this comes from the exons ATGGAAAGTATGGTCGAGGAAAATGGATCAGCCGTCGATCCGTTGTCCCAGGGCTCCCAGAGCGGCGATGCTGCACCAGCGATTGCAACTTCGGTACAATCTATCGATAGAACGCATCAGCAGCAAACTCACCATCTG GTGCAATCAGTCATACAACCCAATCAACAGTCTGTAATACAAACCGCGACGAACATACAGCCTGTTGCCATTTCTAAAGGAAATGTTATTCTGGTTAGCAAACCTAATTCTGTCATACAAACTGCACAAGGAAGTTTGCAGACTCTTCAG gTGGTTGAGACTGGTAGTGATGACAGCTTCTCAGATGAAGACTCAcctaagaaaagaaatattcttacCAGACGACCATCTTATAGAAAGATTCTCAACGATTTAGGTGGAGGAGAGATTACAG ACGGTCGTTTGCCCCCCTTAGAATCATCTTCCGAGTGTGATTCTAACGTGGACAGTGAAGTGTCTTCCCATTCGCTCCATTACCAAACAG TAATTCCTGCCGGTACTATTCAAATTGCGACCCAAGGGGAGGGAGTTCCGGGGCTTCACACATTAACTATGAGCAACGCGGCGACAGCGGGTGGAGCTATAGTGCAGTATGCACAGGGCCAGGATCCTCAATTTTTTGTCCCAG CTTACACAGGTCATGGGGTTGTAGTGGAAGATGCggcgcgaaagagagaattaaggTTGCTTAAAAATAG GGAGGCGGCGCGTGAAtgtagaagaaagaaaaaagaatatataaagtgCTTAGAAAATCGTGTTGCGGTATTGGAGAACAGGAATCAGACGTTAATCGACGAACTGAAATCATTAAAAGAACTATATCAACAGAAAACCGACTGA